A genomic region of Columba livia isolate bColLiv1 breed racing homer chromosome 12, bColLiv1.pat.W.v2, whole genome shotgun sequence contains the following coding sequences:
- the LOC135580692 gene encoding LOW QUALITY PROTEIN: magnesium transporter NIPA2-like (The sequence of the model RefSeq protein was modified relative to this genomic sequence to represent the inferred CDS: inserted 4 bases in 3 codons), producing the protein MVIHAPQQEEVSSLESMAEKLKDPGFIVFAVCVLVTSLVLIFVAGPRYGQSDVLVYVLVCSTISSLSVSCVKSLGVALKELFPGKPVLKEALGWVLLVCLVICISIQXLNKALDIFNTPAAMPVYFVLFSPAVMMCSATLFKEQQHVALDTTTTSFPTIASGILLLPARRDMPFAPRLLQQGRXEPQPARGSAGGHQSHQHQPLCPXEDQGSQSAEEEGGSV; encoded by the exons ATGGTGATCCATGCTCCGCAGCAAGAAGAGGTTTCCAGCCTGGAGTCAAtggcagagaagctgaaagatcCAG GATTCATTGTATTCGCTGTGTGCGTCCTGGTGACCTCCCTTGTGCTTATCTTTGTGGCTGGACCACGTTACGGACAGAGCGATGTCCTGGTTTATGTTTTGGTCTGCTCCACCATCAGCTCGCTTTCAGTGTCCTGTGTAAAAAGCTTGGGGGTTGCCCTGAAAGAACTGTTTCCTGGGAAGCCAGTCCTGAAGGAAGCACTGGGCTGGGTGCTCCTCGTGTGCCTGGTGATCTGCATCAGCATCCA ACTGAACAAAGCCCTGGACATCTTCAACACACCTGCGGCCATGCCCGTTTACTTCGTGCTGTTCAGCCCAGCAGTCATGATGTGCTCTGCCACCCTCTTCAAGGAGCAGCAGCACGTGGCGCTggacaccaccaccaccagcttCCCCACCATCGCGTCCGgcatcctcctcctgcccgcccgCAGGGACATGCCCTTCGCGCCCCGGCTCCTGCAGCAAGGCA CGGAGCCGCAGCCCGCACGGGGGAGCGCGGGCGGACACCAGTCACATCAGCACCAGCCTCTCTGTC CAGAGGACCAAGGCTCTCAGAGCGCAGAGGAGGAAGGTGGGAGCGTGTGA